Proteins encoded together in one Cherax quadricarinatus isolate ZL_2023a chromosome 68, ASM3850222v1, whole genome shotgun sequence window:
- the LOC128697796 gene encoding 8-oxo-dGDP phosphatase NUDT18 isoform X3, protein MDSVEGNIKLLLQGKDVEESQEFCDFTLDMQNEVTAAKGVAPSTPADFTPTLRDNVCYIVAAVLVNDEGHVLMMQEAKSSCAGKWYLPAGRMEAGETIVEAAKREVLEETGLETDITTLIMVESASGSWFRFVVTGNVLGGTLKTPACADKESLQAKWVEDLGELSLRGNDIYPLIQRAKQYCARKEEPWHPMLLPINKPHTRLLLRLVIAIRKRVNNRLCILTSDKTATHLPVTEVNPVRSLHSTLRKYMTEIFGSDLPPHRPQGVLNVELKTSSPSGNHDGMCLTLLVPVRKALEDVPLIDKYSWIELSKPVGEDLLNRMGKNMTVPLNVIRMFLQYHLSLPFQ, encoded by the exons CAGCTAAGGGGGTGGCCCCATCCACGCCAGCGGACTTCACTCCCACACTACGAGACAATGTGTGTTACATTGTGGCTGCTGTTCTGGTCAATGATGAGGGTCATGTCCTCATGATGCAGGAGGCAAAGAG TTCGTGTGCTGGGAAGTGGTACCTTCCTGCAGGACGTATGGAGGCTGGAGAGACTATTGTG GAAGCAGCCAAGAGAGAAGTCCTAGAGGAAACTGGTTTGGAAACAGACATTACCACTCTGATAATGGTTGAATCTGCCTCTGGGTCATGGTTCAGATTTGTTGTCACTGgtaatgtgttag GTGGAACACTAAAGACACCTGCCTGTGCCGATAAAGAGTCACTGCAAGCCAAGTGGGTGGAGGATCTTGGAGAACTGAGTCTGAGAGGCAATGACATATATCCTTTGATTCAGCGTGCCAAACAGTATTGTGCACGCAAAGAGGAGCCCTGGCATCCCATGTTGCTGCCTATTAACAAGCCACATACAAGGCTTCTCCTTAGATTGGTCATTGCTATTAGAAAAAGAGTCAA CAACAGATTGTGTATTCTCACCAGTGACAAAACAGCCACTCACCTTCCAGTAACGGAAGTTAACCCTGTGAGGTCCCTCCACTCTACTCTGAGGAAATACATGACA GAAATTTTTGGATCTGACTTACCACCTCATAGACCCCAAGGTGTTCTGAATGTTGAGCTCAAAACAAGTTCACCAAGTGGTAACCATGATGGAATGTGTCTAACACTGCTTGTTCCTGTTCGTAAAGCACTTGAGGATGTACCTCTTATTGACAAATACTCTTGGATTGAATTGTCCAAACCTGTTGGTGAAGATCTGCTGAACCGCATGGGCAAAAATATGACTGTGCCTTTGAACGTCATACG AATGTTTCTTCAGTACCATTTGTCTCTACCTTTCCAATAA
- the LOC128697796 gene encoding 8-oxo-dGDP phosphatase NUDT18 isoform X1, with amino-acid sequence MDSVEGNIKLLLQGKDVEESQEFCDFTLDMQNEVTAAKGVAPSTPADFTPTLRDNVCYIVAAVLVNDEGHVLMMQEAKSSCAGKWYLPAGRMEAGETIVEAAKREVLEETGLETDITTLIMVESASGSWFRFVVTGNVLGGTLKTPACADKESLQAKWVEDLGELSLRGNDIYPLIQRAKQYCARKEEPWHPMLLPINKPHTRLLLRLVIAIRKRVNNRLCILTSDKTATHLPVTEVNPVRSLHSTLRKYMTEIFGSDLPPHRPQGVLNVELKTSSPSGNHDGMCLTLLVPVRKALEDVPLIDKYSWIELSKPVGEDLLNRMGKNMTVPLNVIRSDFPSRYDDSRGKRSIYHHSFNSCLAKNIQASQSILHSELQHPSPTIRVQALYFSPPELKSIHYF; translated from the exons CAGCTAAGGGGGTGGCCCCATCCACGCCAGCGGACTTCACTCCCACACTACGAGACAATGTGTGTTACATTGTGGCTGCTGTTCTGGTCAATGATGAGGGTCATGTCCTCATGATGCAGGAGGCAAAGAG TTCGTGTGCTGGGAAGTGGTACCTTCCTGCAGGACGTATGGAGGCTGGAGAGACTATTGTG GAAGCAGCCAAGAGAGAAGTCCTAGAGGAAACTGGTTTGGAAACAGACATTACCACTCTGATAATGGTTGAATCTGCCTCTGGGTCATGGTTCAGATTTGTTGTCACTGgtaatgtgttag GTGGAACACTAAAGACACCTGCCTGTGCCGATAAAGAGTCACTGCAAGCCAAGTGGGTGGAGGATCTTGGAGAACTGAGTCTGAGAGGCAATGACATATATCCTTTGATTCAGCGTGCCAAACAGTATTGTGCACGCAAAGAGGAGCCCTGGCATCCCATGTTGCTGCCTATTAACAAGCCACATACAAGGCTTCTCCTTAGATTGGTCATTGCTATTAGAAAAAGAGTCAA CAACAGATTGTGTATTCTCACCAGTGACAAAACAGCCACTCACCTTCCAGTAACGGAAGTTAACCCTGTGAGGTCCCTCCACTCTACTCTGAGGAAATACATGACA GAAATTTTTGGATCTGACTTACCACCTCATAGACCCCAAGGTGTTCTGAATGTTGAGCTCAAAACAAGTTCACCAAGTGGTAACCATGATGGAATGTGTCTAACACTGCTTGTTCCTGTTCGTAAAGCACTTGAGGATGTACCTCTTATTGACAAATACTCTTGGATTGAATTGTCCAAACCTGTTGGTGAAGATCTGCTGAACCGCATGGGCAAAAATATGACTGTGCCTTTGAACGTCATACG TAGCGATTTTCCATCAAGGTATGATGATTCTAGAGGAAAGAGGagcatttaccatcattcatttaatagctgtcttgccaaaaATATCCAGGCATCACAATCCATATTACATTCTGAACTACAACATCCCTCGCCTACtatcagagtgcaagcactgtacttctcacctccagaactcaagtccattcactatttttaa
- the LOC128697796 gene encoding 8-oxo-dGDP phosphatase NUDT18 isoform X2, with product MDSVEGNIKLLLQGKDVEESQEFCDFTLDMQNEVTAKGVAPSTPADFTPTLRDNVCYIVAAVLVNDEGHVLMMQEAKSSCAGKWYLPAGRMEAGETIVEAAKREVLEETGLETDITTLIMVESASGSWFRFVVTGNVLGGTLKTPACADKESLQAKWVEDLGELSLRGNDIYPLIQRAKQYCARKEEPWHPMLLPINKPHTRLLLRLVIAIRKRVNNRLCILTSDKTATHLPVTEVNPVRSLHSTLRKYMTEIFGSDLPPHRPQGVLNVELKTSSPSGNHDGMCLTLLVPVRKALEDVPLIDKYSWIELSKPVGEDLLNRMGKNMTVPLNVIRSDFPSRYDDSRGKRSIYHHSFNSCLAKNIQASQSILHSELQHPSPTIRVQALYFSPPELKSIHYF from the exons CTAAGGGGGTGGCCCCATCCACGCCAGCGGACTTCACTCCCACACTACGAGACAATGTGTGTTACATTGTGGCTGCTGTTCTGGTCAATGATGAGGGTCATGTCCTCATGATGCAGGAGGCAAAGAG TTCGTGTGCTGGGAAGTGGTACCTTCCTGCAGGACGTATGGAGGCTGGAGAGACTATTGTG GAAGCAGCCAAGAGAGAAGTCCTAGAGGAAACTGGTTTGGAAACAGACATTACCACTCTGATAATGGTTGAATCTGCCTCTGGGTCATGGTTCAGATTTGTTGTCACTGgtaatgtgttag GTGGAACACTAAAGACACCTGCCTGTGCCGATAAAGAGTCACTGCAAGCCAAGTGGGTGGAGGATCTTGGAGAACTGAGTCTGAGAGGCAATGACATATATCCTTTGATTCAGCGTGCCAAACAGTATTGTGCACGCAAAGAGGAGCCCTGGCATCCCATGTTGCTGCCTATTAACAAGCCACATACAAGGCTTCTCCTTAGATTGGTCATTGCTATTAGAAAAAGAGTCAA CAACAGATTGTGTATTCTCACCAGTGACAAAACAGCCACTCACCTTCCAGTAACGGAAGTTAACCCTGTGAGGTCCCTCCACTCTACTCTGAGGAAATACATGACA GAAATTTTTGGATCTGACTTACCACCTCATAGACCCCAAGGTGTTCTGAATGTTGAGCTCAAAACAAGTTCACCAAGTGGTAACCATGATGGAATGTGTCTAACACTGCTTGTTCCTGTTCGTAAAGCACTTGAGGATGTACCTCTTATTGACAAATACTCTTGGATTGAATTGTCCAAACCTGTTGGTGAAGATCTGCTGAACCGCATGGGCAAAAATATGACTGTGCCTTTGAACGTCATACG TAGCGATTTTCCATCAAGGTATGATGATTCTAGAGGAAAGAGGagcatttaccatcattcatttaatagctgtcttgccaaaaATATCCAGGCATCACAATCCATATTACATTCTGAACTACAACATCCCTCGCCTACtatcagagtgcaagcactgtacttctcacctccagaactcaagtccattcactatttttaa